Genomic segment of Bacteroides stercoris ATCC 43183:
TCGGTCAGCTTTTTCTGGACGATGTACAACTGTCCCAAGTAGAGGAATGCCTGTTCGTTGAACGGATTCAGTTCCGTTATATGAAGATAGTCGGCTTCTGCTTCGGCTTCTGCACCGGTCGCTTCCTTTATCTTTCCGCGGAGCAGTATGGCGTTTTCATCGTCCGGGTCTTGGGCGAGTATGGCGTCGATGTCTTCCATGGCCTCTTTGTACTGCTGCATCTTTGTCAGAGCCTCGGCACGCAGCAGACGGGCTTCGGTGAAGTCGTCCTTGAGTACGATGGCTTTTGTGAGGTGGGCGATGCACATGATGCCGTCGTTCTGGCCGTTGTCGGCTTTTCCCAGCAGATAGTGCGCCATGGCATTGCCTTCTTCAACGGCAATGGCTTTTTGGGCGGCTTCCGCCATGGCGGCATAGTCCTCCTGCATGTAGCAGACGTTGGCAAGGGTGAGTAAAGTAGAGGTATGCTCCGGTTCTGTTCGGATCATTCTTTCCAAAAGCTTGCGGGCTTCATCCAGTTCGTTGGACTGGATATATACTTGTGCCAGGTAGCCCATTGTCTCGAAATCTTCTTGTAGCGCAAGGGCTTCGGTGAAACATTTGATGGCATAGTCAGCGCGTCCCATACGTTGGGCACGCATACCGTCGTACTTGAATATCTCGAAGTTCTTCTGATTGTTTTTCTGTTTTTCCTCTTCCGGATTTGCCGGCTTGCCGGAGAAGAACGATTTAAAGAATCCCATGATTACGATGTTGTTTTAGTTATGTTTTTAATAGGTTGATAGGATTGGTGTGCTGATGCACTGTACAAAAGTAATGATTTATTTTTTGATTTGCAGTATTCCGTCAACGGCAATAATTTTTCCTTCGTCCGATAACCGGTGCAATATTTCGGTCAGAAGCTCTTTGTCCATTGGAAGTTGTTTGAGCAGGCCGGCGGGAGTCAGGGATTCACAGGACAATATCTCGCATACTTTTGCACAAAGCGTTTCCCGGTCCGGTTGTTCAGAAGCTTTTGATTTGCTGCGCAGGCTGATACAGGTATCGCATTGTCCGCAGTTATGTTCGTTTCTCTCCCCGAAGTAGTCCAGCAGCATACGGCTGCGGCATACGGTGTCGTTGGTCACGTAATCGAGCATGGCATTGATGCGCGTTTCATAGCGTGCTTTCCGGTGTTCGTATACTTCCGGGGAGATATGGATGCGTTGTGCTTCCACGCGTTCGCGCGTGTATATTATATAAGGTGTCTTTTTATGGGGAATATAGCTTACGATGCGCAGTTTGGCAAGGTGAACCAGCATTTCGTAGATTTGCCGGCGGGTAAGTCCTGTGCGTATGGCAAGCGAATCTTCGTTGATATAGGTATAGTCTGTGAATACTCCGGTATAGGAACGAAGCACGGCTTGTATGAGCCTGTCCATGTCTTCGCCCATTTCGCGCAGCCGGTAGAGTTCATCCCTGCGTATGGTGAAGAGGATGCGTGAGGTGCTGTCCTGTTCGGCAGTGTACTCCAGATAGCCCGCCTGGGTCAGGATTCGCAAAGCGCTGTCCACCGGTACGGGGAAGTATTTGAATTTGCGGCAGAAATCTTCGATGTTGAATTCGCGTACGCAATCCAGTCCGTCACCCATTGCCATTTGATAATAGTATTGGAGATGTTCGTAAACGTCTCTGATATATTCTTTCTCCGGAAAGGTGTCGGGGATGCGTTTGTGCAGTGTAGTCTTGTCCGACTTGGCATATAGGATGACGGCATACGCCTTCTGCCCGTCACGTCCGGCTCTTCCGGCTTCCTGGAAGTAGGCTTCTATGGAGTCGGGCAGGTCCATGTGGATAACGATGCGCACGTCCGGTTTGTCTATGCCCATGCCGAAAGCATTGGTTGCCACCATGACACGGCTCTCGCCGGATTGCCAGCGGTGCTGGCGGATGTCTTTGGTGGCATCGTCCAGTCCGGCATGGTAGAAATCGGCTGTGATGTACTCGTTGTTCAGCAGTTCGGTAATTTCCTTGGTGCGGCGGCGGTTGCGTACGTATACAATGGCACTGCCGGGCATGCTGCGCAGTATATGCAACAGTTCGGCAGTCTTGTTCTCTGTTTTGCGAACAATATAAGCGAGGTTGTTCCGCTCGAAGCTCATGCGGAATACATTCTTGTGACGGAAATGCAGACGGGCTTGGATATCCTTTACCACTTCGGGGGTTGCAGTGGCGGTCAGTGCCAGAACGGGGACATCCGGCAGCAGTTCGCGTATCTCTGCGATTTTCAGATAGGCGGGACGGAAGTCATACCCCCATTGCGAGATGCAGTGGCTTTCGTCTACCGTAATCATGCTGATGTGCATTTTCCGCAATTTGGTGCGGAATATTTCCGTATCCAGACGTTCGGGTGAGATATAGAGGAACTTATAGTTGCCGAATATACAGTTTTCAAGGGTGATGATGATGTCCTGCCGGCTCATGCCGGAGTAGATGGCAAGTGCCTTGATACCCCGCTTTTTCAAATTCTGTACCTGGTCTTTCATCAGGGCTATCAGGGGGGTAATCACCAGGCACATTCCTTCTTTGGCAAGTGCCGGGACTTGGAAAGTAATGGACTTGCCGCCACCCGTAGGCATTAGTCCCAAGGTATCCTTATTCTTGCTGATGCTGTCGATGATATCTTCCTGGATACCCCGAAAACGGTCATATCCCCAATACTGCTTTAGGATTCGGGAGTTGAGAGTTGAAAGTTGGGAGGCGTCGGGCTGCGAGGACATGGTTGTAAAGTTGAAAGATAAAAAGAGTGTGTGATACTATATATAATGATGGTATTTCAGGTACGGATTACACGGACTTTGTAGACTAAAAAAACAGTAAAATCCGTATAATCCGTGCCTAAAGGAAAAACACAAAGAGAATCTTCTCCCGTCTTCTTCGGCTTAATTCGGCTTTATATCTTCAATTTGCAACTGTACTTCTCCCCGTTTGTGGGTGTTTTCCTCAATGGTGTAACAGATGTCGAACGAACGCTTGGTCTTGATGTAGCGCACGTGAGAACTCTGCCCGAAAGCAATTCCGTTCATTACATTGTTTGATTTGTTGTCCACCAGTTCCAGCTTGATATGCTCCTGGTCGCGTCCTACGACTTTACTGGTTCCGTAGTCGTACACGTTGTGGGTACAGAATACGGGCTTGGTATTGTCGGGACCGAAGGGGTTGAACTTCTTCAAATCATTGCAGAATTTGGGAGTGATATCCCGGAAGTCGATTTCGGCATTGATGTCGATTACGGCGCTGGTCTGTTCCGGCAGAATATGCCGGGATACGAATTCTTCGAAACGTTCAGTGAAAGCGGGTACGTTTTCCACTTTCATGGACAGACCGGCAGCATAGGTGTGTCCGCCGAAGTTTTCCAGTAAATCCCGGCAGTACTCGATGGCTTTGTATACATCGAAACCGGAAACGGAACGTGCCGATCCGGTTGCCATATCATCCGTGCGTGTCAGCACTACGGCGGGGCGGTAATATACTTCCGTCAGGCGGGAAGCGACGATTCCGATTACTCCTTTATGCCAATCCTCATTGTACAACACGATGGAGCGGCGGTCTGCGAGTCCTTCCAGACCGGCTACGATTTGATTGGCCTCTTCGGTCATGGTCTTGTCAAGGTCTTTGCGGGTTTCGTTATACTGGTTGATTTGTCCGGCCTTTTCCAGAGCAACCGAGAAGTCCTTTTCCGTCAGCAGATCTACCGCTTCCTTGCCGTTCTGGATACGTCCGGAGGCGTTGATACGCGGACCTATCTTGAATACTATATCGCTGACGGTGATTTCTTTTTCCGACAGTCCGCATACATCGATAATGGCCTTCAGCCCTACGCTCGGATTACTGTTGAGCTGTTTCAAACCGTGATAGGCAAGTATGCGGTTCTCTCCCATAATCGGTACGATGTCCGAGGCGATGCTGACTGCCACCAAGTCCAACAGCGGAATCAGATGGTGGAATTCGATGCCGTTGCTGATAGCGAATGCCTGCATGAATTTAAAACCTACTCCGCAGCCCGAAAGATGTTCGTAAGGATAGGTGTTGTCTTCGCGCTTGGCGTTCAGTATAGCTACGGCAGGGGGCAACACTTCATCGGGTACGTGGTGGTCGCAGATGATGAAGTCGATGCCTTTTTCCTTGGCGTATGCAATTTCATCTACGGCCTTGATGCCGCAGTCCAGCACGATAATCAGTCCCACACCGGTTTCGGAGGCATAGTCCACACCTTGTGTCGAAACGCCATATCCCTCGTTGTAACGGTCGGGTATGTAATAATCTATGTTCGAATAGAACTGTTGAATAAACTTATAGACCAGGGCCACGGCGGTGGTTCCGTCTACATCGTAATCTCCATAAATCAGAATGCGCTCTTTCTTTCCCATTGCCTTGTTCAGGCGTTCTACGGCCACGTCCATATCTTTCATGAGGAACGGGTCGTACAAATCCGGTAGTTGCGGGCGGAAAAACTTCTTGGCAGCTGTCGCTGTCGTTATTCCCCGCTCCACCAGCAATCTCCCAAGTACAGGGCTAATCCCTAATTCCTGGGCCAGTCGTTGGCTTGCTTCTGCCTGATCGGATGTAATGGGTAAATAATTCCATTTGTGAGTCATTTTATATATTATTTTTTCTTTTTCTATCGCCAAGTGCCGGAGAATAAGGGGAACTTAGTGTTATCCGATTGCTGTGCGCTATTTCTCCAACAAGCTGTAAAGGTATGAAAAACTCTTGAAACCGATGTGAATTCTATGGAAAATATTCTTAATGATGCGCTTTCTCTCCTGAAATCCTTTTATTTTTGTGGCGTCTAAGAGTTCGTTTGGACTTTCTTCAAATATAAGGAATATGCCTATGCTCACTTTTATCTCTTGTGCCAAGACCATGGCGTCGCACTGTTCTTTGAAAGTGCCCGAAGTTACCGTTCCGTATTTTGAAGCGGAAGCTGTACGGAATGCGTTGGAAATGTCACAGGTTTCTGCCGCAGAACTGGAAAAACTCTTGAAGGTGAATGCTAAGATTGCTGCGGAAAACAGGGCACGCTTTCATGACTTTTGTTCGGAAGACAATCGCCCTATGCCGGCAATCGGTGCATATACGGGAGCTGTTTTCAAACGCATCCTGCCAAAGGATTTTACGGCTGATGACTTCCGTTATGCACAGGAACATCTCCGTATCACCTCTTTTCTTTATGGATTGCTCCGTCCGCTGGACGGTATCAGACCTTATCGTCTGGAGGGAGATGTGCGCCTGCCGGAGAAAGGCGGTATCACCATGTTTGATTATTGGAAACCTCTGCTGACGGACTGTTTCATAGAAGAAATCAAGAAACGGGGCGGTATACTGGTCAACTTGGCAAGTGGTGAGATGAAGGATTTATTCGACTGGAAACGGGTGGAGTCAGAGGTGCGTGTGGTTACTCCAGATTTTCAAGTGTGGAAAGGCGGAAAGTTAAAGACCGTTGTCATTTATGCGAAGATGTGCAGAGGGGAGATGGTGCGTCACATCATCAAAAATCGCATTGGATGCCCCGAAGATTTGAGAGGTTTTTCGTGGGAAGGTTTTACTTTTGACGAGGGACTCAGTACGGATAATCATTTGCAGTTTGTATTGGAGTAAAAATTAGACGGATATTTTAAGAATATATTCCTACTTAATTATATATCGAAACAGTTTGCGGCGGTAAACAGTTAGATGCATTTTCTGTTTACGCAAAAAGAGGATTTATATTCGCAAATTGCGGCTGTAAGTCATTTGGCGTTTGTGTACTTTTGTAATATCTAATATTTGAAACTATGAATATAACATCTGTACACATGTTTTCTGTTGTATTTATGCTGAGCTGGTTCCTTTGTGCAAAACCGGCTTTCGCAGGCAGCAAAGGCGATTGGATGAAACTTCTTTCTGATACATTGCCTGTATGCAAACTTTCTATCCCTGGTACTCATGACAGTGGTGCTATTTATGGTGGTTGTATGTTGAAAACTCAAGATGCAGGTATTTTCTCGCAATTAGAATTGGGCATTCGTGCTTTTGATATTCGTTTAGCTGAGAAAGACGGAAAGCTGGGAGTGTTTCATAGTCATGCTTTTCAGAATATGTATTGGGAAACGGATGTATTACCTACTTTTATAAAATTTCTGAAAGAACATCCTTCTGAGATGTTGATTGTGTCTTTAAAGAGAGAGGGCGGAAGTTCTGAGGCTTACGCTTCTTTGGTAGAAACCTCCTTGTCGGCTATTGATGCAAAGCCTTTCTTTGTTTGGAATTTTTGTCAGGATTTAGCATTGGGTGATTGTCGTGGAAAAATTCTGTTTTTACACCGAGATGTAGCCATGAACAAATATCCCGGAACTGCTTGTGAGGGTTGGAAGGATGATGCCACATGTTTGATGACGCTTCGAGGCAGTAATGGTGCGGAAGCACAAGTCTTACTTCAAGATGAATATCAGTATGCTTCGGATGAGGAAGTTGGATTAAAAATAGAAGCTTGTATGCGTAATTTGCATAATGTAGCAGCAGAACCTAGTTCTTCATATCGATGGGCGATTTCTTTCGTTAGTGCTACTGGACTTCCGCTAGGCACACCTGAAGTTTTTGCTAAACAAGTGAATAAGTTTGTGTCAGAGTATCTAAAACAAAGAAGAAGCCAGATGTGTGGTATTGTTTTTATGGATTTTGTACAGCGTCCTGAAGGGCTTGAGTTGTTAGATTGTCTCATAAGAGGAAATAATTAGTTTGCGTAAAAAGAGGATTCAAATACGCAAATTGTTTACTTTGTTGACTTATGTGTATTTATATTTGCAATCATTAGTGTCCCGTTAAAATGGGACGAGTTAAACAATTAATCAAAAAGCCCCGGAATCAGGGGATCATTTAGATCTTTGACATCATTGAAATTAGTCTTGTCGAACAGGTCACGCAAGTGGGTTTTGTCAGTCAATGATATGCTGAGAATTTGTAAAACTTCATAGGTTGAACGTTTCAACTTCATATCATGTTGGACAATAGCCACAAGACAGTACGTGATAATAGCCACACTGATTTGTATGCGAACAGCGTTCTCTGTTGTGCCCCAGAATTTCTTTATCTTGAGATGCTGCTTGAGCCATTTGAAGAACAGCTCGATTAACCATCTTTTCTTATAAAGATCGGCGACATCCAGTGCAGAAAGTTGTTTTGCATTCGTCAAAAAAGTGAACTCACGGTCATCCTCTTCGTCGTAATATCGGACGAGTCTGAATGACTCAGGATATTTTTTCTCGGAGAGATATCCGGTCAGTTTCACTTCCGCATCTGTCATTATGTTCTTTGGCATTCTTCGCTTCCATCTGACTGTCTTATACTTTAAGTTCGTCTTGGCTCTGACAACAAAGAAAGAGTCTGTAAGATGTATCCTATAGAGTTCTTTAAAGGAGTCA
This window contains:
- a CDS encoding tetratricopeptide repeat protein produces the protein MGFFKSFFSGKPANPEEEKQKNNQKNFEIFKYDGMRAQRMGRADYAIKCFTEALALQEDFETMGYLAQVYIQSNELDEARKLLERMIRTEPEHTSTLLTLANVCYMQEDYAAMAEAAQKAIAVEEGNAMAHYLLGKADNGQNDGIMCIAHLTKAIVLKDDFTEARLLRAEALTKMQQYKEAMEDIDAILAQDPDDENAILLRGKIKEATGAEAEAEADYLHITELNPFNEQAFLYLGQLYIVQKKLTEAIALFDEAIELNPDFAQAYHERGRAKLLNGDKEGSMEDMKRGLELNPKELQDFNGQYGNLPGNNTTNVLGL
- a CDS encoding ATP-dependent DNA helicase RecQ; this translates as MSSQPDASQLSTLNSRILKQYWGYDRFRGIQEDIIDSISKNKDTLGLMPTGGGKSITFQVPALAKEGMCLVITPLIALMKDQVQNLKKRGIKALAIYSGMSRQDIIITLENCIFGNYKFLYISPERLDTEIFRTKLRKMHISMITVDESHCISQWGYDFRPAYLKIAEIRELLPDVPVLALTATATPEVVKDIQARLHFRHKNVFRMSFERNNLAYIVRKTENKTAELLHILRSMPGSAIVYVRNRRRTKEITELLNNEYITADFYHAGLDDATKDIRQHRWQSGESRVMVATNAFGMGIDKPDVRIVIHMDLPDSIEAYFQEAGRAGRDGQKAYAVILYAKSDKTTLHKRIPDTFPEKEYIRDVYEHLQYYYQMAMGDGLDCVREFNIEDFCRKFKYFPVPVDSALRILTQAGYLEYTAEQDSTSRILFTIRRDELYRLREMGEDMDRLIQAVLRSYTGVFTDYTYINEDSLAIRTGLTRRQIYEMLVHLAKLRIVSYIPHKKTPYIIYTRERVEAQRIHISPEVYEHRKARYETRINAMLDYVTNDTVCRSRMLLDYFGERNEHNCGQCDTCISLRSKSKASEQPDRETLCAKVCEILSCESLTPAGLLKQLPMDKELLTEILHRLSDEGKIIAVDGILQIKK
- the recJ gene encoding single-stranded-DNA-specific exonuclease RecJ encodes the protein MTHKWNYLPITSDQAEASQRLAQELGISPVLGRLLVERGITTATAAKKFFRPQLPDLYDPFLMKDMDVAVERLNKAMGKKERILIYGDYDVDGTTAVALVYKFIQQFYSNIDYYIPDRYNEGYGVSTQGVDYASETGVGLIIVLDCGIKAVDEIAYAKEKGIDFIICDHHVPDEVLPPAVAILNAKREDNTYPYEHLSGCGVGFKFMQAFAISNGIEFHHLIPLLDLVAVSIASDIVPIMGENRILAYHGLKQLNSNPSVGLKAIIDVCGLSEKEITVSDIVFKIGPRINASGRIQNGKEAVDLLTEKDFSVALEKAGQINQYNETRKDLDKTMTEEANQIVAGLEGLADRRSIVLYNEDWHKGVIGIVASRLTEVYYRPAVVLTRTDDMATGSARSVSGFDVYKAIEYCRDLLENFGGHTYAAGLSMKVENVPAFTERFEEFVSRHILPEQTSAVIDINAEIDFRDITPKFCNDLKKFNPFGPDNTKPVFCTHNVYDYGTSKVVGRDQEHIKLELVDNKSNNVMNGIAFGQSSHVRYIKTKRSFDICYTIEENTHKRGEVQLQIEDIKPN
- the yaaA gene encoding peroxide stress protein YaaA is translated as MLTFISCAKTMASHCSLKVPEVTVPYFEAEAVRNALEMSQVSAAELEKLLKVNAKIAAENRARFHDFCSEDNRPMPAIGAYTGAVFKRILPKDFTADDFRYAQEHLRITSFLYGLLRPLDGIRPYRLEGDVRLPEKGGITMFDYWKPLLTDCFIEEIKKRGGILVNLASGEMKDLFDWKRVESEVRVVTPDFQVWKGGKLKTVVIYAKMCRGEMVRHIIKNRIGCPEDLRGFSWEGFTFDEGLSTDNHLQFVLE
- a CDS encoding phosphatidylinositol-specific phospholipase C produces the protein MLSWFLCAKPAFAGSKGDWMKLLSDTLPVCKLSIPGTHDSGAIYGGCMLKTQDAGIFSQLELGIRAFDIRLAEKDGKLGVFHSHAFQNMYWETDVLPTFIKFLKEHPSEMLIVSLKREGGSSEAYASLVETSLSAIDAKPFFVWNFCQDLALGDCRGKILFLHRDVAMNKYPGTACEGWKDDATCLMTLRGSNGAEAQVLLQDEYQYASDEEVGLKIEACMRNLHNVAAEPSSSYRWAISFVSATGLPLGTPEVFAKQVNKFVSEYLKQRRSQMCGIVFMDFVQRPEGLELLDCLIRGNN